A window of Nicotiana sylvestris chromosome 8, ASM39365v2, whole genome shotgun sequence genomic DNA:
GTGTCTGCCATGCAAGATTACCgccaagtggttcaaaaaaaggaaaaagttaaAAAGGTTGTAGCTGATGGGAATAGAACTAATGACCATACAAAGGTTTTGAACTCCCTTGACTACTAAGCTATGCTTTTGGGCCATGTCAAGGGGAatcaaaacataatatatagaggtaaaaaacaaATTTTACCTTACatatacaatataatttttcggcgaagggggttCGGGTGAACACTCTTCCGCCACCCTAAATCCGCACCTGACTGTATTAGTCTCAAAGGCCACTAAAAGTGCCACATAGTACTACTTTGCTAACCTTCGAACAAGTCCACACCTTTGCACTCACTCAAAACACAAGAATAAATGTCTTCAATAATACATTTCCAGAAGAAAATGGATTCATGTTATATAAACTAATAGTATAAAATTTTTACACTATCAGTGAGTTTTAACTTGTGATAGCAAGTCAGTTACCATCTTTCTTAGATTACCAATTAATGCTTATTAAAAAAGTTGTCTATAAACTGAcagtgcaattttttttttttcacacTATCAGTCAGTTGTAACATGTGGTAGCAAGTCCGTTACCATCTTTACTAGATTACCTATTACTAATGTTtatcattatttataattatctAACAAATGACCAAATTGTATAAATATTTATTACACGTCCGAACTTAAACTCGAAAAAAATTCCTACTTACTATTTTTCAGATATAACATTAAAGAGTAACAGATATAAATGAAGCAAAGAAGGCATAGAAAGAAAAGGTTGCATGCAttgtttgttttcccttgttGTGATTACCTTAAGTAGTATGGAAACTCATCGAAGGTGACTTTACTATCTTTGCCATTAGCAATGAGGTTGAGCATCTCTTGCTCCATTATCAGAGGTGTAATAACATTGGCGGCGGATCCACCAGTCCATCTGCTAACCGTCTGCCCTGAAGCCAATCCAATCCCAACTCCAACTCCTATCCCCACACCCAACGCCGACAACAACATATTCTTCTGTTCCATCGCGCTTTATAGTCAAAATAAACTTTTCTCCAGACTCAAATTACCAAACAAATGAAGAGTAAATCACGATTTTTCAATGGATAAAAAGCAGAGGATATTTATTAAACTCAGATTTGGAGCCGAAAGCACTTATAATCGCTGAAATCGACACAAATTTTACCGTAGCTTTGGTAAATTTGCAAAACAGAGTACGTTGAGCACCGCCAACGAAACAACTCGTTTCTCAAAATATGAAGCAAATCATCACGACTTTTCAATGGATTAAAAGCAGAGGACTTATATCAAACTCAGATTTGGAACCGAAAGTGCTTAAAATCGTTGAAATCGACACAAACTTTACCGTAAGGTTTGATAAAACAAACAGAAATTCAAATATTCAACACTTTTCTCAGTATGAATATAGATCAGTTTTCTTCTCAAAGATCACTCATAACAGAACGCGTTACGATCAACTTTTCTCGCACTCTGTTTTTTGCTACGTCCGCGCAAATTCCTCACACTGAATATAACGTGTTTGCCTGATTAAAAAAAATCTCCTATATTTCTCCTATACACTGCATATAACGTGTTAACTGTATAATATGGTGAACAATACGGACGGATCTCGAAACAGTGAAGATTTTGTAGATTACCGGTGGCGGAGTAGCGGTGGTTCACGGCGGAGAATAAACGAGGAAAGAAATGAGAAAGGAGATAAAGGTGGTTAGAGAGACTGAAGTCTGTATTTTCCGTTCCCGCTTTTTCAGGCTTCGGGTCCTGACGTGTGAGTATTTGTAGATAAATATAAGGCAGGAATTATCTACGATTCAGACCGTTGCCATAACAGCgcattttgctatttttttttttaatattgtctTAATAATTTTCTCCACAAAACAAACTTCTATTAATTCATTAAGGATATAATATAACCAAAAGAATGTACTACATTATTTATAATATAATTTACAAAAATAATTTGATCTAAATCAAAAGACGTGTTAATTATCTTCATGTTTTATATCCACTTCTCAAACTGTTTTTAGGTTTTTGTTAACTTGTCCGTCTTTCGCAGaaaaaagaatatatatttttattacaGACATTGTAAATCGTATTTTCTACAGTTATTCTATTAGAAATGTTTAAGCAATTATACTTTTCTCTACGAATTAAATCGAGAATCCACGAGCATAGAAAAAACAACAGTTATAAACTAACTATTGCCTTCTTCGTGTCAACATGTAGCCCTGCATCAACAAATAAGCAGAATTCTAAAAATTATATCAAGATACCAAAGTATTAAATAACTGTGTAATTGATATATGACCTTCTGTGACCCGATGGGTGCATTGGGTCTCAGGTGATTATGGTAGGGATGCGATACAGAGAATCTTTTATTAGTTTTATTCTGGACTTTGTGATAAAATGGTCAGAACGCTGTACTTGGTACTATGCAACAAAATTAAATTCAACCGTGGCTGTGCCTGATGTTGCCGAAATTGTTAGCCAGTCAAATTTCAGTTACGAAAAGATTAGCAGGAATAATTTTACAAAAAGAGCCTTGGATTTATATGAAATGGCGTGATTGCCCCTTATCTTTGTATATATCGGAGCAAGTGGATTGACAAATATCTTACggggaaaaaaaagaagataagagACAACTCTATTTTTGGCAAGTATACGTTGAATTTGGGACAACTTTGTGGAATCAGGTGGTTTTACTTTGTCTATATGTTGGTACTTCTCCATCTCAATTTACATACTAACAATATTTGTAACACAGATAAAGGGAGTTGAGCTTTGGCGTAACTCGTAAAGTTGTTGTTATGTGATCAGAAGGTCAAGAATTCAAGTCGTAAGAACAGCCTCTTATAAAAATATAGGTTAATGTTGCGTACGATAGACCTTTATGGTCCGGCCCTTTCCCGGATCCCACACATAACAGGAACTTAGTGCGTCGGACTGTTCTTTTTTATTTGTAATATAGAACAAGTAATATATTTGTATGACTATAAAATATCTAACTAAAAATAACATGaaatatttaaaatcaaattattttaaataaaaataatatattcttTTTTAAAACTAAACTAAAAAAATATGTCATGTAATTTGGAACGGCgtcttatttttttaattttccaaaatgaaaaagaaggttggggataaagtttttatttttattttaagaaaaGGATCTTTCATCTTTCGAGAAAGATTGATTCTCTGATGACTGTTCCATAAACTTACATGCAAAACAtggaaaaataatttaaaggaaAAGAAACAGAAGAAAGAAATTAATATATTTTGGCTGATACTCCACCGTTTCAACTTATCTGTCATATTTCTTATTTACACGCCCGTTAAGAAAATACTAAACATAAATTTTTTTTTGACTATTTTATCCTCATTTATATTTAAAGATATAATCTCTTTTCATTTAATGCTTACTCATAATTAAGatatttgaacttttcaaaaataattaatttatttttaaatttataaaataataaataatttgagataattatttttagaaatcacaaCAGATAATTTGAGACGATGGAGTAGTAAACCATCAATTAGTACTTAATTTAGTTGGGGGAACACAGAGAAATGGGAAGCATTGGGACTTGCAGAGAAGGTAGGATTCAAGCTACTTGCATGCATGTAGCCAGTGGCGAAGCCACATacgtcgaaaaattacactgtttacataagtaaaatattacgttttcgaagtatataacatatatttaacattttttatcgaaatttttttcacttcttttaaatttgaataccCTTGAAGAAATTTCTAGCATGAGTATATCATACGATTTTTGTGCAAGTTGCTGACAACAAACTTGTTCAAACCACAAAGCAAACAACATATATTACCTGAATAGAATATAATCGGTTATATAGTACTCCCGGTGGCGAAGTCACATGGAACAAATGGGTGTCAAGCGAGACCCCTTTGCaaaatctatctatctatatatataatatatatatatatatatatatataagagggaATGAAAGagatgacttggcacttctcctAGACTAGGATTGCCATTtgtcttttttctcatttttttgatatttttcctaCTTTTCCACTTATTTTGCCTTATTCTTTTGTTAAGTAATACTCCTATCCTTTTGCACCGTTTCTAAATAAGTAACTGAACATATTCTTTCGGTTACAACTTCTCCAAGCTGTTTTGTTTTCTGACGGAAAATATTTGTCGAAGAGCATTTACAGTAATGTTTTagttcctttttttctttccagGCCTTCTAATATTCCATGTTAATTAAAGAGCAGTGGTAACTATATAATTCCCTCACATAAGATCACTCATCCAGGTTAATTGTTCAAATGACTAGGTAACGTCAATCATCTAAAATTCTTCAATTTTATAACTTTTCACTTTGGTtgtttataatatataatttccTCCCAATATCTTTATTTTCTATGTTTTACATGTGATGGTGAACAATGGAGTAGTGACATGGATTCATGAGAAATAAGCAGAGGGATACAATACACCAAAATATTTAACAACTTTATAGAAGATATTGTCACTTCTTCGCCTTTGTTGTCTGAAACCTTTCGGTACTTTATGCCTCTGGTATTTCTGTTAGGAAATTAAGGCTTTTAAATTTGTTTTATACTATAATGATGAAAGATGTCTGCCTTTGAGGATGTACAAATCTACGACAACATCTGAGTATGTCTTCCTTTCATTGAAATACGATGATAATCTCCAATTTTATTCAACTTTAGTTGAATAAATATTGATTTatttgatgcaattgaaacaaacAGGTTCTGGGACGTTAATGCGGTTGGTATatcaaaaaataagagaaaagttTGAGGTATGTACTCTTAAACCTCATTTTTCCTCCCGAAGAAGTTTAAATGAAGTATGCTTAGCAATATCAAGTGGAATATATTTAGTTGGAAAAAAGTTTAGTAGTATTTATTTTACATCGAATAGTGACTAAATAATTTTTTTGGGTTACAACTTTTCCATGCGGAGAAATAAAAGACACTAATCACTTAATTACAAATCATTCAAAAAGACTGATTTACTAACCTTCAGCCTTTTCATCAACTCTGACAATCTGAAAATTCTCTTGATTTTCTATGTTGTAGGCATCAACAATATTGACTTTGTCTATTATAATTCAATTATAATTATAATTTCCTGTTTTCTGATTTGCATGTTATCCTTGCCTTGATGTAATATGGATAAAGATACATGTGATCATCAAATCACTTTGAAAGGCTTTGTTCTCTCgaggtatttttttttttttgggttggcTCGATCGTTTCATGTTGTTTTCCAATTTCGGTGCTAATATTTTTGCAATATAATAAAAAGAAGGAACTTTATTTTTTAGATTTGACATTTATTTAGTGTCGAGATTAAAACTACGATTAGTTTTTGTAAAGGACTCTTAACTGATTCAACCTTATCCATTAACATAACCCTTATTCGTATCTTTTTGTTAGCTTTTTCTTTAGGAGTTTGCTAGGTTTTATGTATCTGTATCTTTCAGAAGATTCATTGTTGTAATTTTGCTCTATATAAAGAGCTACTACTTCATTAATAAAATCAACTCCCTTTCATTCAGTCTACAACCTTCCTCTTTAGTTTTAACAAATTGTATGCAAGGAGTAACCTTTTTTTAATAAGCAAATCTAAAGCTCTATGTGGGGTTATCCCCAAGCTTGAACAATATTAGATGCTATAATTTATCAAAATCTAAGTAAAAAtaacttttttactttattttgggaTAACAAGGAATAGTTTTCTTGGTGTGACATTTAGTGCAGTAGAATAGTTTTTTATTTggatggtaaaaaaaaaaaaaactaaaatagaaCAACATACTAAGATCAACTTCCCTACAGATATATTCAAATTAGTGTGGGAAGAAAACAAATCTCAAAAAGTCATACCTTCTCCCTATAATATAAGTATAATAAGAGAAGCATTTGCTTACAATAGAACAACAATATAAATGGACGATCTTGAGATTGAAGCTTAATTATTATAGTTACATTTATTTGTTTATCATAAGTAACTTTTGGTTAGAGATTTATGACTAATTAAGTAATCCATGTTATTCTAATTCTTCAAAATGTCAAGAATATTGGGCATATACACTTTTATGACATGAAGCTCCAGAATGTATTTTGTGAAACTGATATAAGTTCCATGTTACTTTAGGCATTTTGTTGTTGGACTGTGGCGACTCTCTCCGTTTATTTGTTCTTTTATTTATAACAAAATTTAGGTGAAGTTTCCTTGAGTTTTTGCTTACTTTATTGAAGTTTTGCAAATATACATAGTTGAAGTTATAAAGTTGTTAGTgttgattattatttttttgacaGAGAATTTAAAAGTGTTTATAGTTATTGCAAAATTACTTTTTTACAAAAGTATCATTCATTAATTAAATGATATTTAATTTACTAGTTACACTATATTGCtagataatttttattttattttatgtgtaTTTACTATACGCTGACTCCCCTTAACTTTTTGATGTATCTAATTATTTATATTGACAccccttgatgaaaattctggcTCCGCCCCTGAGTACTCCCTTCGTCTCATAATATGTGTCGTGGTTACTAAAAATgtttgtctcaaattatttgtcattttagaagttcacgacaaaattaattatatttttttcttttttacccttAATAATCAATTGCATTCACATTTAGTAAAAATATGCATAATGTCATTGATAGAGATGACACAtaaattgaaaaaatatttaataagggTAAAGTAATCAAAAACTATTCTTTCTTAAGAGGTGTGCATAAAAGAATCGCGACACATATTATGAGACGGAGAGAGTATTAACTTTCTTTGGgttcttttacaaatttattGTAATGAGTATAGATATTAATCCACAAAATTAAAGGAGACTATTTTTTTAATAAGTTCAAATATTTTATAAATGTAAAACGCCCATTGCCTAGTTGTTTGCATCATAGTTAAATACAAAcgcaataacaacaataaattcAATGCAATTTTATAAGTAGAATCTTGGGAGGATAGTACGTACGTACACTTTATTAGAGTTAAATATAAAATGGATAATGAGCAGGAACCTCGGATGGTATTCTGAAATTTTAAGTTAATGGGAGCAAAAATACTACTGTATTATATATACCACTCTTAGCACAATAGGGAAACTCATAACAACAAGCCTAATAATTTtttacaagtggggtctgggacaATAGGGAAACTTGcgttttttaattttatttaattccaTACATGAATTATCAAATGGACTAATTAATTTAATGTAGCATCTTGACCAATAAGTCAGGATGGCCGAGTGGTCTAAGGCGCCAGACTCAAGTTCTGGTCTTCGAGAGAGGGCGTGGGTTCAAATCCCACTTCTGACATTCCTTTTTAACAATTTTCTGatgcttattttatttttcaccTTCAAACTAATGCCTATTTGCCTGGAAACAGCCTCTGCCCGTCggttaggggtaaggtctgcgtacatactatcctccccagacctcacttgtgggattatattggATGTTGTTATTTAAACTAATGCTTATTTGCCTATTAAATGTATAGAGACGTATTTGTAGCATTTAAAATTGAATTCCCAATTCACAATGTGTTGACAACTGGAGGTCTAAGCTCAAATACCACTTTATTTCCACCCAtagatttttcttcttttaaatcactTTTCCTTTCTATTGCTGCCATTTGCCACTTGACAGTAAACCATTGACCAAGTGGCTCCTCTTAGTCCTATGTCCTTTTAATAATTTGTACCTCAGTTGTAAGTGTCACATTTGCTTTCTTTATCATcactaattaccattgatatctCCATGATTGCACTATTTCTTGTTTTTAGTAAAAGCATCACATATGTTTGTTGTTCTATGGTTCTAGAATTAACTTGTCATCTGCAACCAAACACATGCACATCTCCGACTGGCTTGCCTTCATCTCAATTATTTCATTACGTAGTAATTATCTTTCCTCGGCATAAATCGAGAAACTCGGCCCACCAAAATTTAAATAAATGAGAAGAAATCGCCTAATCATTTTTTACTCTCGATAGGAAGgcgtggaggtcgagtattaggatTGTGTGTTGATAGATAGTCGAGAATTTCTCCCAATCTAACCAGCAATGTTAGGACTAGTCTTATATTTTACTATTCTCAGTTCCTTGTTATTACATGGTGTGTCATTCTTACTGGTAGTTGGGCATTATTCTTGTATTTTCATATTACTAGATCTTTGATATTACATATTGTGTTACTTTCATTGTCATATTACTTTGTTGATACTATTGATTGTTTTTCgctcccttttcttttcttgagcAGAAGTCTaccagaaacagcctctctatcttcATGATGTGGGGGTAAtgtctgcatacacactatcctccccataCCTCACTTGTAAAATTCCATTGAGTTTATTGTTGTAGTAAAATCAGAAACACTTGCATGCACAAAATAATGAAAATTTCCAGTACAATAAAACACAATATTATGAAGATAAATTCATTAAATCACATGAATTGAAATAAGTTTTATTTCATTTCATTAAATCTAAGAATACAAAGCCATTCCACAGACTATGCAAGAGGATGGATGGCAATAAATTCCTTGAACGTCCATATATTACACCCATTACAACCCCTAGAAAAATTAGTGGTAACAACCTTTGTACATTAAAATGTGCTAAAgcaaatgcaaccgaactcatAAGAATTGAACACCATACAGGCATGTATTTTGTCAGTGAAGGAAGGAGGAATCCCCTAAATACAATCTCCTCCCAAAGAGGGGCGCATACAACAAGTACCAATGCGTACAGCGCCATCGCCACTGGATCCCGTGCCAATATAGACTGCTCTACACTAGAGAGAGTTACGGGAGTTGAAGGGAGAACGGGCAATAGGTCCAGGTTGAACTGTGAGAGACGGTTCACTAATGGGAACATGAGACATCCGAGAAGAACGTCGAAGAGCCAGTTCCCTTTCAGGCTAAACTTAAACCAATCTGATGGAAGGGGACGAAAACGGGATAGGCAGCGTTTAAGAATTAGAATTCCAGCAAGCCCTTCAGTGACATCGGTCAAAAGGCTGAACAAAGCCTGTCCTCTGAATGTGAGTGATTCTTTGCTAATACCTACCATATAGGCTCCAAAGGGAATCATCCAAGAACCTATAAACCAAAATGAAACAATCCAAAGAAGCATAACCTG
This region includes:
- the LOC104243239 gene encoding uncharacterized protein — protein: MYSIPPFANKIRASYLYHNQIGLMLSSNYTHSFPQRPLLSTSAPKFRVSTFSPKSLPTLPHRIKISEPHHRISTKRWKISCFRNEEPSPGASNPEFIDEVLHEELKKPEIDKPSVEKRNWISRLREAADVVFKLIGKPWTVPWTAETILQVMLLWIVSFWFIGSWMIPFGAYMVGISKESLTFRGQALFSLLTDVTEGLAGILILKRCLSRFRPLPSDWFKFSLKGNWLFDVLLGCLMFPLVNRLSQFNLDLLPVLPSTPVTLSSVEQSILARDPVAMALYALVLVVCAPLWEEIVFRGFLLPSLTKYMPVWCSILMSSVAFALAHFNVQRLLPLIFLGVVMGVIYGRSRNLLPSILLHSLWNGFVFLDLMK